One Hydrogenobaculum sp. 3684 genomic window, ATAAGCCTCATAATTTCATGTTCTAGCCTATCTGCTGATTTATCTTCAAAATCTTCTTGAAGTTCGCTTGTATCTATGCTAAATCTATTTAAAAATTCATTTTCAAATAACAAGGAGCTTTCCAAAAAAGCCTTAAACTTTCTGCTTATGGTATTTTTGTATTCAAGCCTTTCTTTGACTGTGTTTATGACATAATTTTTTATGACGTTTACAGCTTGGTTTAAAGGTTCATATACCATACTAATTAATGGTTCTACAAAAAAAGGTTCATCTAAAGGTATTGAGCTTGGAGCTTTACCTATAGTAGGCTTATTAGTTGGTTTTTGTTTTTTACTTTCAAAGATACCTTCAAACAAGCTTTTAAATATGCTAAGTATATCAACATTATCAAGCATATTTTTATTATCGTTATCAAGCATATCTCTTATAGATGCTGCAAGTCTCATTAGGCCAATTACAGAAAATCCAGAAGTAAGGGATTTTACCAAAGCTTCATCAAGTTCATGGGCCTCATCTATTACAAGGATTTTCTCTTTTGTATCGTCAAAGTTTTTTAAAACCAAAAGGCTATGGTTTACTACCAAGATATCCGCTAGTTTTTCTTTGTCTTTTAGCTTTTTATAGTAAAAACAATCTTTTAGATAAGGGCAAGATTTTCTATAATTGGAGTCGCAGTAATTTTCATCTATATTTATATCGGTCCATACTTCTAAGGGTATGCTGGTAAATTCTACGTCTCCGTCCCATCCTGAGGATTCTATAAGCTCTCTTATAGTATTTGCGAGGCTTACTTTTCCAAATATTGTGGTTTGTTTTAATTCGTTTTCTTTATCGTAAAATCTATCAAGACAAAGGTAATTTGCTTTACCTTTTAATATAAGATAATTTATACCTTTACCAAAGTAGTTTTTTCTTATAGATGATAAGTGTTCAAGGTCCCTTCTTAGTTGTTCTTGTAGGATTTTTGTCTTGGTGGATATGATTGCTTGTTTACCATGCTCTATGATAGGTAGTAAATATCCAAAGCTTTTGCCAACTCCCGTGGGAGCTTCTATTAAAACGACATTTTGTTCCTCATCATCAAAGTCTTCTTTGTTTATACATTCTTCTACTATGCTAAACATTTTCTCTTGGCTTTTTCTTCTTTCGTAGCCAAGGTTTAACAGTGTTTTGTAAAGTTCCATCAAGTGATTTTTATATGCAGTTCTTTAAGTTGCTTATCTGAAACTACATCTGGAGCACCGGTAAGCAAGCAAGTACCTTTCTGGGTTTTAGGGAAAGCTATAACATCTCTTATAGAGTCAAAACCAAGCATCATAGCCATTAGCCTATCAAAACCAAAAGCCAACCCCCCATGCGGTGGTGCTCCGTATTTTAGAGCTTCTAACAAAAATCCAAACTTCATATTTGCTTCTTCGTCTGATATATTTAAAACCTTAAATACAAGTTTTTGCACATCTTTGTTGTGTATCCTTATAGAACCTCCTCCTATTTCAACACCGTTTAACACAACATCGTACGCTCTTGCACCAATACTCTCACCAATATTAATTATATCTTCTTTATCTGGCTTGTCAACAATATATTTTATTTTATCTAAATCCTCTGTTTTTGGAGATGTGAAAGGATGGTGCATAGCCTCAAGCCTTCCTTCCTCTTCATTGTATTCAAACATTGGAAAATCCACTACCCACAGAAACTCAAATTTTGATTCATCTATAAGATTTAACATCCTGCCAAGTTGCAATCTTAAATTCCCAAGTATTTTATATACGTTTTTGGGCTTGTCTGCTGAGAAAAATATCATATCTTGATCTTTGGCCTCAAGCTTTGAAAGCATCGCTTTTATTTCTTCTTGGGATAAGAACTTTGCAATAGGGGAGCTAAACTCACCATTTTCAATTTTGCCCCAAGCAAGCCCTTTTGCCCCTAATCCTTTTACATATTCTGTAAGATTGTCTATCTCTTTTCTTGATAAAATTTTGTTTATTTTTATAGCTTTTATAATACCTTTTTGCTCTATAGCGCTTTTGAATACGTTGAAGTTGGTATTTTTGAAGATATCGCTAAGATCTACAAGCTCTAAACCAAACCTTGTATCTGGTTTATCGGAGCCATATCGTTCCATTGCTTCTTTGTAGGTGATCTTTTTAAAGGGTGTAACTAGTTCTATGTCTAAAAGCTCTAAAAACAGTTTAGAAAGAAGTTTTTCCGAAATTTCCATAATATCTTGTTCTTCTACGAATGACATCTCAAAATCTATCTGGGTAAACTCTGGTTGTCTGTCAGACCTTAGATCTTCATCTCTAAAGCATCTTGCTATTTGAAAGTATCTATCAAAGCCAGATATCATAAGTATTTGTTTGAAAAGCTGTGGGGATTGAGGTAAAGCGTAAAACTTACCAGGGTGAAGCCTTGATGGCACCAAGAAATCTCTTGCTCCTTCTGGGGTTGATTTTATTAAAAAAGGTGTCTCTATCTCGTAAAAGCCGTTTTCTTCAAAAAAATCCCTTGTTATCTTAAGGGCTTTACTTCTTGTTTTTATAGCTTTTTGAAACTTCGGCCTTCTTAAATCAAGATATCTATATTTTAATCTCAGTTCCTCTGAAATATCTACATTATCATCTATTGGAAACGGCAATGTCTCCGATGCGTTTAAAAGCTCAATACGCTCTATTAAAAGTTCTACGTTGCCAGATTTTATTTTTGGATTTTCTGTACCAGCTGGTCTTCTTCTTACCAAACCTTCTACCAATACAACGCTTTCTTCTTTAAAGTGTTTTGCTATATCATAAAGTTCTTTATTGCTTGATTCTTCTAAAACCGCCTGAAGCTTACCTTCTTTATCTCTTAAATCTATAAACAAAACACCGCCGTGATCTCTTATGGAATCTATCCATCCTGCTAATTTAACGTGTTTTCCTATAAAGCTATCGTCTACTAAGCCTATATATGTATCTCTTAACATGCTTATATTATATACTAAAAACTTATATCATTGAAATTTTATTTGATAGGTATATAATAAATTTTATGTTAAAGCGGGGAGTGGTTGTTTTAGGGTTTTTTCTACTTGGACATTTATCTTTTTCTAAACCACTAAAACTTGATATAAAAATACCATATAAGGATGTAAATTTCAAAACTAAACATCGTGCATACACAAGTGTATCATCCCCTTTACCAAGAGATGAAAAGCAAAGTGTAGGATTTTCATTCTTTTTCAATAGACTTCCTTCTGTAAGCGCTATAGTGGACAATATCAGATCTCTTAATTTATCAAAAACTTATCAAGAACCACCCCCAGAGATATACACCTCTGATATAAGAAGACATGCTGATTATTACGAAAAAGATATTATTACCAAAAATACATATATAAGACCTACCAACAAAGGCAATGAACTTGTTCAACTTTATAAAAACGATCCTCAGCTGGATTTTGGTGTAGCCCTAAACGCTAGTTTCAAATAGTAAAAACTTGATTTTAAAAGCTAATGTGCCTGCATAGTAGCAAAAGTCTTTTTAGAATTTATTTTTGGTTAGTATGTATATACTTTTTATATAAAAATAGTTTTACACACATATTTCACAATGCTTATATATTATGAGTTATTTTCATTTTACTATTATCATATGATATATTTCATTGTTATAAGATAATTTTTAAGTTAAATTAAATTGATGTAGGTTGGTTGATGCTAATCAACCAGCAATCTTTTAAAAGGAGGTATAGCTTATGGACTTGCTTGACTTGTCCAGGTTTCAGTTCGCCTTTACGGCGATCAATCACTTTATTTATGTGCCTCTTACGTTGGGGCTCTCTGTGTTCATAGCCATAGTAAAGACCATAGCCTACAAAACCAAAGATCCTAAGTATGACAAATTGGCTATGTTCTTGATGAAGCTTTTCGCAGTAAACTTTGCCGCTGGTGTGGCTACAGGTCTTACTATGGAGTTTGAGTTTGGTACAAACTGGTTTACCTACTCAAAGTTTGTAGGTGATATCTTTGGAGCACCTCTTGCCATTGAAGGTCTTATGGCTTTCTTCTTGGAGTCAACCTTTATAGGTATATTCTTATTTGGAAAAGATAGAATATCTGATGGTATGCATACTTTTTCCGCTTGGATGGTAGCTCTTGGTAGTAACTTATCCGCTCTTTGGATTTTAATAGCAAACTCATGGATGCAAACCCCTGCTGGATACAAAATAGTCCAAACCCCCCAAGGTATAAGAGCTGAGCTTACAAACTTTTGGGCAGCTGTTATAAACCATACCACTGTTATAAGGTTTTTACATACCGTAACAGCTGGTCAAATTACAGCCGGATTTTTTGTAATGGGTGTAATGGCTTATTTCTTGCTAAGAAACAAGAATATCGATATGGCCAAAGCTGGTTTAAAAGTAGCCCTTATATTTACCACAATAGTATCCGTATCTGAAATTATAATAGGAGATACAGCTGGACACTTGGTAGCAGAATATCAACCCCTCAAGCTTGCAATGATGGAAGGTAAATGGAAAACGGAACAACCAGCTTCCTTGGATGTTTTTGGTTATGTAGATCAAAGCGCTCAAAAGACTTATCCTTTTATAAAAATACCCGGTTTGTTGTCTTTCTTGGCCTATCATAACTTCGATGCAAAAGTATACGGTATAAACGATTTGATAACTATGTACGATCAAAAAGCCCAAAACTATGCAAACGAAGCAAAAACATTAGAAGCCCAATACGCTTCAAATCCAAACCCAGCTTTGAAAGATAAGCTAGTGGCCGATAAAGCTTATGCCAAAGCTTACAACATTTCTTTAAAAGATTTACCACCTATAAATCTTGTCTTCATGCCATTTCATATAATGGTTGGTCTTGGATTTTTCTTTGCATTTGTAACTTTGTGGGGTCTATATCTTTATAAAAAAGGTACTCTTTATACCAACAAAGCTTTCTTAAAGACCGTTTTATATTCAATCCCCCTTCCATTTATAGCTTCTGAGCTAGGATGGATGACTGCCGAAATAGGTCGTCAACCTTGGATAGTTACTGGCGTGCTTAAAACTGCCGATGCGGTATCTTTCAACGCTACTTCAAATGTAATGTTCTCCGTGCTTACTTTCGTAACAATATACATACTACTATTCTACGTATATGTAACCACTATGATAAAGAAGGTAAGAGAATACGCAGACACCGAGGCTCCTTCTACAGCTCCAGCTATGGGTTCGATAAATACAGCTTTGCAAGCTTCTAAGACAGATTTGAACAACGATAACAGGATTTCTTGAGGAGGTGAATGCTATGGGTATATTACCAGATGGACTTTTTACCTTACAAGGTTTGTGGTTTTTGATAGCAGGTGTATTTTTAATTGGCTACTCAATAACCGATGGATTTGATTTGGGTAGTGCTTTCCCTATGATATTTATGAAAAGCGAATATGACAGAATAGCTCTTTATAATTCTGTTGCACCAGTATGGGATGGAAATGAGGTTTGGCTTATAGCTGGTGGGGGTATGCTCTTTGCCGCCTTCCCCACCGTGTATGCCGCTTCTTTCTCTGGATTCTATTTGGCTATACTCCTTGTTTTGTGGGCTTTAATAGGTAGAGCTGTGGCTTTTGAATACCGCAACAAAAGAGAGTCCATGGCTTGGAGACATACCTTTGATTTTATATACTGGCTTGGTAATGTTTTACCTGCTATTCTTTTTGGATGTGCCGTAGGAAACGCTGTAGTAGGAGTACCTATAGATCAAGACGCTGTATATCACGGCACTTTCTTCACGCTTTTAAGACCAGTACCTCTTGCAATGGGATTGGTAAGTCTTTTCATGTTTGCTATGCATGGAGCAGCTTATCTGTTGCTTAAAACCGAAGGTTCTGTTTTTGAGATGGCTAAAAAGTATGCTAGCATAAGTGTTATAGGATATGTAATATCTGTAATATTAACAAACGTACTAGCCATGCAAGAAGCCCCATTTTTGTATAAAAACTATTTTGCTTATCCAATACTTTTTGCTATACCTCTAGTGATGTTTGTAGGTGTTGTGCTCTATGTAAGCTTACTAAAATCTGGTAAATACGAAAAGATGGTTTATGCATCTGGGCTTGTTAACGCTTTCACTGTTCTAAATGTAGCTTGCGCTTCTTTCCCAGTACTAATGCGCTCAAGTATAAATCCAGATTACAGTCTAACAGTGTTTAACGCTTCTTCTTCTACCCTCACTCTAACAGTGATGCTTATTGTAACGGTTATATTTATGCCTATAGTTATATATTATACTAGGTATGCGTATAAGGTATTTAGTGGAAAAGTAAGTGGAGAAAAGAGTTATTATTAATTTTCTTGAAGCGTCTTGATGCAACCATTCCTATCCTTCTTTTACCCCTCTTTTGAGGGGCTTTTTAATATATAGATAATTTATCATTAAGAATATTTGATAACTATGATATATATTATATATATTTATAAGTATCTGATGCAGCTGATTTTTTATGCCTTTAATAGTTCAGTTCATTAATTTTGTTATGTATTCTTTTAAGTATTCTATATTTTGTCCGGTAGTAGAAGAAACCGGTATAAAATCAAGTGATTTTTCTTTGGCTAATTTTTCTAAAAGCTCCAAATTTTCTTTCTTTGCTATATCAAGCTTTGTACCTACAACGGCTTTAATTTTTTGTATCAAGCTTTTATCATAAAGAGAAAGTTCAGTAGTTAGAATTTCAAAATCTTTAACAGGGTTTTCACTAGACAGGTCTATAGCCAAAACCAAATATTTTGAACGCTCTATATGTTTTAAAAAATCAAGTCCAAGCCCAGCCCCTTTATGAGCATTTTCTATAATTCCTGGTATATCGGCGATGGTAAAAGATTTATCATCTGTTTTAATAACTCCTAACTCTGGATAAAGCGTAGTAAAAGGATAATCGGCAATTTTTGGATGTGCATTGGTTAAGACCGATAATAGCGTTGATTTACCAACGTTTGGTAGGCCTACTATGGCTATATCGGCTATTGTTTTTAATATAAGAACAAGCTCTTTTTCTTCTCCTTTTTTGCCATGTGTAAACTTTCTTGGAGTTTGATTTGTAGGTGTTGCAAAGTGAGCATTACCAAGACCACCATCGCCGCCTTTTGCTACTACGCAACTTTGACCATGTTTTACAAGGTCACATAGAACGTCGTTGGTTTTTTTGTCTATTACTATAGTTCCTACTGGTACCTTTATTACAATGTCTTTACCGTTTTTACCGTGCTGGTTTTTTGGTTTTCCATGCTCTCCGTTTTGAGCTACAAAATGCCTTTTATATTTAAAATCTAAAAACGTTGTTTTTGAAGAATCCGCTTTTAATATAACAGAACCACCTTTTCCCCCATTTCCACCCGCAGGTCCCCCATAGGGTCTATACTTTTCTCTTAAAAAATAAACCCCTCCGTTTCCACCGTCTCCAGCTTTTACCTTTATCTGGGCTATGTCTATAAAGTTCAAATTATTCTTATACGCCTTTGTTTATAACAAACTCTGCCAAATCCACAAGACGGTTAGAATATCCCCACTCGTTATCATACCAGGCTACAACGTGCACCAAATCCCCGTTTACAAAAGAAAGCTCTGCATCAAATATAGCTGAATGAGGATTACCAACTATATCAGAAGATACCAGGGGTTCTTCGCTGTACTCCAATATACCCTTTAGGTATGTTTCGCTGGCTTTTTTGAAAGCTTCGTTTAAAGCTGTCACATCCTGAGGAGGATTTTCCAATATAGCTGTTAATTCTATAATAGAACCATCTGATACTGGTACTCTTCTTGATGTGCTTCCAAGTTTACCTTTGAGGTGTGGTAAAACTTCAGTAACGGCTTTGGCTGCACCTGTGGTGGTTGGTATTATGTTTATTGCTGCGGCCCTTGCTCTTCTTAAATCTTTGTGGGGAAGATCTAGTATTCTTTGGTCGTTTGTGTAAGCATGTATCGTTACCATATAACCATTTTTTATACCAAATTCTTTATCAAGCACATAGCATGTAGGTGCCATACAGTTTGTAGTACAAGATGCGTTTGATATTATGTGATGCTCGCTTGGGTTATAGCTATCTTGATTGACCCCAAGTACTATAGTAATGTCTGAATTTTTACCTGGAGCTGAGATGAGTACTTTTTTGGCTCCTGCTGATAGATGTTTAGAGGCATTTTCTCTATCTCTAAAAAGCCCCGTAGACTCAATTACTATATCTACCCCAAGGTCTTTCCAAGGAAGCTCTGCTGGGTCTTTTTTGGCAAATACTTTTACGCTTTTACCATCGACTACCAAAGAATCTTCTGTGTATGATACATCTTTTTTCCATATTTTGTGCACAGAGTCATATTTTAGAAGATGTGCTAAGGTTTTTGTATCTGTTAAATCGTTGACGGCTACGATGTCAAGCCCTCTTTCAAAGGCTATTTTAAAAAATGCCCTACCAATACGCCCAAATCCGTTTATACCTATTCTTACACTCATATTTTTATTATAAGATATTTTTATTAAATTGGCGTTAAGATTTTACAGTTAAGATTTTATAAAAATAGCTATTATAGGAGAAAGAATAAAATTTAAAAGCTTTAGATCTTTGGTTATTCCTAAAAGCTTCAAAGCCAAACCCACTATAAGACAAGCACCGATAAAAGCTACATTTTCTAAAGAACCACTACTTATTGAGCTTTTAAAAAAGTAAGCTATATAAGTAAGAGAACCCTGATAAAGAAGTATTGAAAACGATGAAAACGCCACAGATCTACCCATCGAAGAAGAAAGAAGTACTGCGCTTATACCATCCATTATAGCTTTTGACAAAATAAGGCTATTCTGAGCCTTTGCCCCTTCCATGATACAACCAAGTATAGTGATAGGCCCTACACAAAACATTATTGTGGCTGTATTAAACCCCTCTGGAGAGCCTATATTTTTAAATGCTTTTAAAAAAACCTTATCTAAGTTTGACTCAAAATCAAAATAATATCCTATTACGCCCCCTATTATTAGACAAGCCAATACTTCTATAATATTTGCTTTTGAGCCTTCTCTAAAAAGATGATAAGCCATACCAAAGGAGAATAACCCAAAAGCTTTTAGAGTAGCTTCTTTTATGGAATGTGGAATATATTTTCCAAACAAACTCCCAAAGTATCCACCAACAAATACCAAAAGGGCGTTTATAAGAGTGCCTTCGCCTATAAAATACTCTGGCATCAACCCGGGGGCCACATCATCGGCCTTCCACCTATTATGTGTAGGTGTATATGAAAAACCGTTTGACCTCCATACTCTCCTACGTTGAAAACAAGCCTATAGCCTTCTTTTAAGTTTAGCGTATTGGCTATATCTTTGGCTTTTAGTATCATCTTCCCCACCAGAGCTTCATCTTCTTCTTTCAGAGCTTGCACCCCTTCTATATGCCTTCTTGGTATTATAAGTACATGCGTTGGAGCCACTGGTTTTATATCTTTAAAAGCCACCAAAAGCTCATCTTCATAAACTATATCCGACCCAATCTCCTTGTTTGCTATCTTACAAAAAATACATTCCATAATTTTTATTTTAGCATAGATTTTATGCATTTTATTATGGAAAGCTTTTATACAAATTTTATATTTTCTAAGCATGGAATACCCTAAGGAAAAATTTAAAGAATTAGCAAGGCGCATCAAAAGTATGGCTATAAGTCCAGAGATAGATTTGGCTATATGTTTTCCTGGTATTGAAGAAGCCGAATGTGAAGATAAAGAAGAATACCCCTATGTTTTGGTTTCTTACTTAGGAGATGATGGTGATGGACCCTCTAAAAAGGTGGTCTTTAACGAATCTTATTGGAACTCTTCTGTAGAATCACTCCTTGGAGCTATTATGCATCAAGTAAAATCCTTGATGGAAGAGCTTCAATCTTTTGAAGGTGAATAATATTTGGATTTTAAGAGATAAACCCTTATGAAGTAATCAGATATTATTTCTTCCTCATCGGTATTAAGAGTTGTATCTCTCATAGGTATAGCGTAAGGGTTTTGAAAGTCTATGTTTGATTTATGTTTAGGTGTTTTTAAAGCCATTATAGAAGGTCTTTTTCGACCTACAGGTGCTATAAAATCTATTTTGAAGTTTAAAAAACTAAGAGAAGATTGAACGCTTTTGTTTGATGTATAGCTTATCCAAACACCTTCTTCTTTTATATTTTTATAAAGCAAATACAAAAAATCCAGTGTCCATAAAGACGGATTTCTGTATGGTGAAAACCCGTCGTGTAGTATGATATCAAACATCATATTTGTTTTAAGCGCTCTTGCATCTTCTAAAACCACTTGCCAGTTTAGGTTTTTGCTGTTTATATAAAAGTTGTTTTTATAAAGCATATATCTTACTTCGTCTGAGTCGTGATTTAAAGCTATAAAAGAAGGTATTTTTTTATCTACACTTATTATGTTTACAGATTTGCCCAGTTTTAAAAGCTCATAAGCCAATACTCCAGAGTTTACAAACATACCAGAGCCTATATCCAATACGTTTATAACGCTTTTTTCTTTTAAAAGCCCCAAAACAGGATTTACAAATTTGCTGTATGCTTCTTCTAAAGGTCCTGTAGTAATGCTGTGGTAAAACTCGTTGTAGTATTCATCGTATATGTTGGCTTGATCTGTATTAAGTGTGTAGGCATTTTCTTTATATATGTTTGAAAGTTCTTTTAAAAGTATTTCTTGATATCGCTCGCTTAAA contains:
- the aspS gene encoding aspartate--tRNA ligase; this translates as MLRDTYIGLVDDSFIGKHVKLAGWIDSIRDHGGVLFIDLRDKEGKLQAVLEESSNKELYDIAKHFKEESVVLVEGLVRRRPAGTENPKIKSGNVELLIERIELLNASETLPFPIDDNVDISEELRLKYRYLDLRRPKFQKAIKTRSKALKITRDFFEENGFYEIETPFLIKSTPEGARDFLVPSRLHPGKFYALPQSPQLFKQILMISGFDRYFQIARCFRDEDLRSDRQPEFTQIDFEMSFVEEQDIMEISEKLLSKLFLELLDIELVTPFKKITYKEAMERYGSDKPDTRFGLELVDLSDIFKNTNFNVFKSAIEQKGIIKAIKINKILSRKEIDNLTEYVKGLGAKGLAWGKIENGEFSSPIAKFLSQEEIKAMLSKLEAKDQDMIFFSADKPKNVYKILGNLRLQLGRMLNLIDESKFEFLWVVDFPMFEYNEEEGRLEAMHHPFTSPKTEDLDKIKYIVDKPDKEDIINIGESIGARAYDVVLNGVEIGGGSIRIHNKDVQKLVFKVLNISDEEANMKFGFLLEALKYGAPPHGGLAFGFDRLMAMMLGFDSIRDVIAFPKTQKGTCLLTGAPDVVSDKQLKELHIKIT
- the gap gene encoding type I glyceraldehyde-3-phosphate dehydrogenase, with amino-acid sequence MSVRIGINGFGRIGRAFFKIAFERGLDIVAVNDLTDTKTLAHLLKYDSVHKIWKKDVSYTEDSLVVDGKSVKVFAKKDPAELPWKDLGVDIVIESTGLFRDRENASKHLSAGAKKVLISAPGKNSDITIVLGVNQDSYNPSEHHIISNASCTTNCMAPTCYVLDKEFGIKNGYMVTIHAYTNDQRILDLPHKDLRRARAAAINIIPTTTGAAKAVTEVLPHLKGKLGSTSRRVPVSDGSIIELTAILENPPQDVTALNEAFKKASETYLKGILEYSEEPLVSSDIVGNPHSAIFDAELSFVNGDLVHVVAWYDNEWGYSNRLVDLAEFVINKGV
- the cydB gene encoding cytochrome d ubiquinol oxidase subunit II, which codes for MGILPDGLFTLQGLWFLIAGVFLIGYSITDGFDLGSAFPMIFMKSEYDRIALYNSVAPVWDGNEVWLIAGGGMLFAAFPTVYAASFSGFYLAILLVLWALIGRAVAFEYRNKRESMAWRHTFDFIYWLGNVLPAILFGCAVGNAVVGVPIDQDAVYHGTFFTLLRPVPLAMGLVSLFMFAMHGAAYLLLKTEGSVFEMAKKYASISVIGYVISVILTNVLAMQEAPFLYKNYFAYPILFAIPLVMFVGVVLYVSLLKSGKYEKMVYASGLVNAFTVLNVACASFPVLMRSSINPDYSLTVFNASSSTLTLTVMLIVTVIFMPIVIYYTRYAYKVFSGKVSGEKSYY
- the obgE gene encoding GTPase ObgE, producing the protein MNFIDIAQIKVKAGDGGNGGVYFLREKYRPYGGPAGGNGGKGGSVILKADSSKTTFLDFKYKRHFVAQNGEHGKPKNQHGKNGKDIVIKVPVGTIVIDKKTNDVLCDLVKHGQSCVVAKGGDGGLGNAHFATPTNQTPRKFTHGKKGEEKELVLILKTIADIAIVGLPNVGKSTLLSVLTNAHPKIADYPFTTLYPELGVIKTDDKSFTIADIPGIIENAHKGAGLGLDFLKHIERSKYLVLAIDLSSENPVKDFEILTTELSLYDKSLIQKIKAVVGTKLDIAKKENLELLEKLAKEKSLDFIPVSSTTGQNIEYLKEYITKLMN
- a CDS encoding histidine triad nucleotide-binding protein; protein product: MKIMECIFCKIANKEIGSDIVYEDELLVAFKDIKPVAPTHVLIIPRRHIEGVQALKEEDEALVGKMILKAKDIANTLNLKEGYRLVFNVGEYGGQTVFHIHLHIIGGRPMMWPPG
- a CDS encoding DUF554 domain-containing protein; protein product: MAPGLMPEYFIGEGTLINALLVFVGGYFGSLFGKYIPHSIKEATLKAFGLFSFGMAYHLFREGSKANIIEVLACLIIGGVIGYYFDFESNLDKVFLKAFKNIGSPEGFNTATIMFCVGPITILGCIMEGAKAQNSLILSKAIMDGISAVLLSSSMGRSVAFSSFSILLYQGSLTYIAYFFKSSISSGSLENVAFIGACLIVGLALKLLGITKDLKLLNFILSPIIAIFIKS
- a CDS encoding ATP-dependent DNA helicase, translated to MELYKTLLNLGYERRKSQEKMFSIVEECINKEDFDDEEQNVVLIEAPTGVGKSFGYLLPIIEHGKQAIISTKTKILQEQLRRDLEHLSSIRKNYFGKGINYLILKGKANYLCLDRFYDKENELKQTTIFGKVSLANTIRELIESSGWDGDVEFTSIPLEVWTDINIDENYCDSNYRKSCPYLKDCFYYKKLKDKEKLADILVVNHSLLVLKNFDDTKEKILVIDEAHELDEALVKSLTSGFSVIGLMRLAASIRDMLDNDNKNMLDNVDILSIFKSLFEGIFESKKQKPTNKPTIGKAPSSIPLDEPFFVEPLISMVYEPLNQAVNVIKNYVINTVKERLEYKNTISRKFKAFLESSLLFENEFLNRFSIDTSELQEDFEDKSADRLEHEIMRLIAKFKSISNRVSNIYNTLKYMEDEENKDIIGFVVSREFSKKLGDFNYKIEAFPIFPRDAIDLSNYKCVILTSATLDKDLIELTTGISGEYYSLEHVFNYEDVSFIIKNVVPKNKDLWKEELINSLRYLRTFYSKVLVLLTSYEQMEYIPKDEDIIFQNTTTLRKAIEMVENGDKNVLVGVDSVWTGIDLKGDKGLLMAKLPFDSPEDPINYHRMRYFKKHNKATTSHFGSMKQAMAHSSSEKCLKHTMDSFIYARKKAFLQFKQGFGRLVRSKKDKGTIIICDSRIWRYEEFINFIKSLRVKIYYRQQRGD
- a CDS encoding cytochrome ubiquinol oxidase subunit I — its product is MDLLDLSRFQFAFTAINHFIYVPLTLGLSVFIAIVKTIAYKTKDPKYDKLAMFLMKLFAVNFAAGVATGLTMEFEFGTNWFTYSKFVGDIFGAPLAIEGLMAFFLESTFIGIFLFGKDRISDGMHTFSAWMVALGSNLSALWILIANSWMQTPAGYKIVQTPQGIRAELTNFWAAVINHTTVIRFLHTVTAGQITAGFFVMGVMAYFLLRNKNIDMAKAGLKVALIFTTIVSVSEIIIGDTAGHLVAEYQPLKLAMMEGKWKTEQPASLDVFGYVDQSAQKTYPFIKIPGLLSFLAYHNFDAKVYGINDLITMYDQKAQNYANEAKTLEAQYASNPNPALKDKLVADKAYAKAYNISLKDLPPINLVFMPFHIMVGLGFFFAFVTLWGLYLYKKGTLYTNKAFLKTVLYSIPLPFIASELGWMTAEIGRQPWIVTGVLKTADAVSFNATSNVMFSVLTFVTIYILLFYVYVTTMIKKVREYADTEAPSTAPAMGSINTALQASKTDLNNDNRIS
- a CDS encoding MnmC family methyltransferase, which encodes MEKSLKERVLITLKNDKRFYILSERYQEILLKELSNIYKENAYTLNTDQANIYDEYYNEFYHSITTGPLEEAYSKFVNPVLGLLKEKSVINVLDIGSGMFVNSGVLAYELLKLGKSVNIISVDKKIPSFIALNHDSDEVRYMLYKNNFYINSKNLNWQVVLEDARALKTNMMFDIILHDGFSPYRNPSLWTLDFLYLLYKNIKEEGVWISYTSNKSVQSSLSFLNFKIDFIAPVGRKRPSIMALKTPKHKSNIDFQNPYAIPMRDTTLNTDEEEIISDYFIRVYLLKSKYYSPSKD